Part of the Pedobacter roseus genome is shown below.
TAATCAATTTTAAGCTATCCATAAGTGATATTTCTCTGAATGTAAAAATATTCTTATCCATTCTATCACCATAAGGGACATGGCAGTTCTGGCAACCCAAATTGGACACAATTTGGTGAGCATCATACCGATAATATTTACAAGTGTCTTGATTTGAAGCTTTATCTTTCCTATTTTCAGTCCTGGCATTGCATGCTACAAGAATAACAAGGAGTATGCTACCTAAATTTATTTTTATTGTATTTAAAGCCATTAGTTGTGTCTCTAAGAAAAAGTCTTAATTTATTTATTGTATTTAAACTCGCATTATTATAAGATGATTTTTCCATATCCTTTAAGTTTCTCATAATAAAATTCATTATAGTTCCTTTTTCAGTATCAGATAGAGAATGCCCAATATTATCGCCCAAGTGATACATTAATCTATCCTTTTTGTCAGCATCTTCAATATCATCTAAATTAAGTGTATGAAAAAATTCATGAACACCTGTGTATTTATCTTTTAACCAATTACTGTAGCCGACAACTGCTGGACCACCACCATCACTACCCTGAGTAAGTCCCGCTGAATTATTTCGTCTCCCATATTGGTCGGTAAATTGATATCCAATACTATCAACTACGGCGAGTACAAAATCATTCCCTTTTAACTGGCTTAACATATTAATCTGTTGTACATTTACCGTAAAATTAAAGTTATAACGTATAGAGTAAGTCCAGGTTTTACTGGTATCGAATGCTTTTTTTATAGAATTATATTTTAAAAAGTTAACCCCACTTCTAAACCCACCGCCGCGTAATTTATTTGAAATTACCTGTTGGGTAAAAGTTATTAAGCTGTTTAGGTTCGGTGCTCCGTTAGTGGTTAAATCCAATACTTTTAGAGTAATGGTAAAATCGCCGTAGAGGCTGAGTTCGCCGCTGCCGTTATCGCTAATGCGCAGGTTTTTGGCTATTATACCACCGGTTAAGGGTTGGCTTTGCAATATTGCAAAACGCATTCTAAGTGTATTAATGACGTCATTCTCCATAGTACAAGCACTAATTGCTCAACAGGGAGATTGGGCATTAATTTTTGGTTATAATTTACTGAACTCAGGATAAATCAATAATCAAATTAGTAATAAAAAATTAAGAAACAAAGATAATTTAATGATAAAACTGGTTAAATGGTGATTTTTACAGTCATGGTAAGAAATTAACTTACTCTAGAATTATAATTTAACGGTTTAGTACTAAAAACCCTCCTGCAAAGGGTAGATATTGCCCCGCCAGCACAAAAAAAAAAGCCCCAAGCTGGTTAGCATTGGGACTTTGAAAATATCAGAAATGTTATCCGTAAATATCGTTTAACATTTTTGCCAACCGCACACCGCCTTTTAATAACTGATCGTTAAGGGTTTCAACCCATTCGAAGTTATATCGGTAGCTTAATTTAGAATCTGGTTTGGTATTGTCGTAAATTTTGTTGCAAATGGTGTATGATTCATAAATGCAATCTTTCAAACTGGTGTTCTGCCAGTTGTAAAGCTGTACAGCCGAAGCGTGGTTAATGGCTTTTGCATATTCTGTATAGCTTAACTGTTGGTACTCGATCAGCTGCTCGTCCCAAACCCTGTGGATATTCGATTTTTCGTTAAACCATAGTACCGAAATGCGGTTGCCACCTAAATCTTCTTTGCGTGCAACGTGCATCGGCTGACATAAATCGCCCGCCAGGTGCACCAACATACGCAAAGCCAGTTTCTTCTCTGCAGGTGTACTGCTTGTTTTCTTTAAAATGGCTATAAGATCCGGGATTTTGGTGTAAAGACTTGGCGATTTTTCTGTCTCCAGAAAGTTGTAAACGCCATCTTTGTTCAATCCTGCCGGAAGGTTAACAAAATGCCAGTTGTACATGTAATTGTAGGTAGAGTCTGATTTGATAAAATCGCCCCAGTTGGCGCTCATGGCTAAAGTTTCGTAACCTAAAATATCCTGAATGGCCTTGCGTGTTTTTGCTTTTAAGTAGCTATCGGCAATTTCGCCAACCACACGATGCCCAATAGTGCCCCAGGCATTTGCCTGAATAGGGAGATACGCTAATAAACCGATGGCAAAAGCCGCGGTTAATTTCTTTTTAATTGATGTTAAAATCATTTTATAATTCTTTTTGTACGCAAGTGATTTTTTGTTTGAGGATTAATTTAATTTCGCGCTGATCGCTCAAGCTCTCTAAAGATAAGGTATCTGCAGATCGCTTTTTGATCAGGAAATTCTTTTCATATCTGCCGATGCGGTAACAGCCCGATATTTTTTGTTTGTAATTGGCATGCGTAAAAGTAGCGCCAACAAACAGCGTATCGCCTTTTACTACATAAACACCCTTTGCATATTCTTTCCAGATGCCGTTGTTATAACATGAATCTTCGTATAAATTCACTTTGCTATGGGTAACCATATCGATGTAAACCGAATCACAGGTGAATTTAAAATGGTGCCGGGTATAATTGCTTAACTTATTACTAAAAGCAACCGAATCTTCGTTCCATACGCCTTGCATAAAATCCTCACCTTTGCCCTGGATGTTTGGCCGCGGACTACAGGCTAGATGTAAAATGGATAATGTGAAAAGGATGATGGAGAAAACCCTTAAGCCAGGATGCAGTTTGCTCATTGTATTATTAATCGTTGCTTTTAGGAAACTGATCATAGATGACCTTATTCTTTTTAACGGTATTGATAACAAGAATTAAAAGACCTGCTGCAAAACAAAGGCCGGCTATAAAGCTAATAATGCCCACAATAGTATAGTATTTTGTAACTTCTGTATAAGCCAAATGTTGCGCTGCCATTAGTAATGGCATTAAAAAACTGTAAAATATGGTAATCAGCAGGCCAATACCCGAACCAATGGTCATTAAAGTGGCTTCAGCTGAAGATTTTTTTATTAAAAAAAAGCAACAGGTTCCAAATACGATACAAGGTGAAATAAGGGATGTAAGGCTTAAGAGGCTAGAAAGTATTGAATTCATATTACCTATATTTTAGTTAACCGTATTAATTTGGAGCTATTCTTTTAAATTAACGTCATTCCCAATTCAATTGGGAATGACGATCTTTCTATATTATTTAAAGCTGCCAACCATATCTTCAGGGCGTACCCACTCATCAAACTGCTCATTGGTTAATAATCCCAGTTCTACAGCAGCTGCTTTTAACGTTTTATTCTCCTTATGTGCTTTCTTTGCAATTTTAGCTGCGTTTTCGTAACCCACATGTGGGTTTAAAGCGGTAACCAACATTAAAGAATTTTGCAGGTGTTTTTCAATTTCAGGTAAGTTGGCTGTAATTCCTTCCGCACATTTATCAGTGAAAGAAACGCATGCATCGCCGATTAAACGTGCCGATTGTAATACATTGGCCGCAATTAATGGTTTGAATACATTAAGCTCAAAATGACCGCTCATGCCACCTACTGAAACGGCAACATCGTTACCAATTACCTGCGCACAAACCATGGTTAAAGCCTCTGGTTGTGTAGGGTTAACTTTACCGGGCATAATAGATGATCCCGGTTCATTGTCAGGGATTACAATTTCGCCAATACCACAACGTGGACCAGAACTTAACATCCTTACATCGTTGGCTACTTTCATTAAAGCCACTGCTGTACGTTTTAATGCGCCAGAAAGTTCTACCATTGCATCGTGTGCCGCCAAAGCCTCAAATTTATTTGGAGCCGTAACAAAAGGCAATCCCGTTAAATCAGCAATTTTTTTAGCCACTAAAACATCGTATCCTTTAGGTGTATTTAAACCCGTACCTACTGCGGTTCCGCCCAAAGCCAGTTCTGCAACCATAACCAAAGCATTTTTAATAGCCCTGATGCTGTTGTCAATCTGTTGTACATAACCTGAAAATTCCTGTCCTAAAGTAAGTGGCGTAGCATCCATAAAGTGTGTACGTCCGGTTTTAACAATCGAACTGAATTCCTCTACTTTTTTAGCCAGGGTATTTCTTAATTTTTCTAAACCTGGGATGGTATTTTCTACCGTAAGCTTATAGGCTGCAATGTGCATTGCAGTTGGATAAGTATCGTTTGATGATTGTGATTTATTTACATCATCATTAGGGTGAAGCACTTTTTTATCGTCAGCCAGTGCACCACCATTAATTACATGGGCACGGTTGGCAATAACCTCGTTTCCATTCATGTTACTTTGAGTACCCGAACCAGTTTGCCAGATTACCAATGGAAATTGATCATCCAATTGACCAGCAATAATTTCATCACAGGCTTTAGCAATTAAATCTGCTTTTTCTGCTGATAATACACCCAATTCGGTATTGGCCAAAGCTGCTGCTTTTTTCAGGTATCCAAAAGCGTGGATAATTTCTTTTGGCATCGAACCTTCCGGACCGATTTTGAAGTTATTGCGTGAGCGTTCGGTTTGTGCACCCCAGTATTTGTCGGCAGGTACCTGCACCTCGCCCATGGTATCGTGTTCTATTCTGAAACTCATTATATTTTGATTTTTGTTGTCGCAAATTTAGGTTTTTTGCCTTTTAAAGCGTTGTATTTATGTAAGATATTTGGTAGATAACAAAGAATATAGTTAAAAGTGCTTGTTCTTTTTACCTGTTCGTAAACTTTTATCAGGCAAGGCCACTTCTACCAATGAAATCATATTCATACCTTTACCGCAAATATGCAGGGATTAGTTATTAAATCTACAGGTAGCTGGTACAGTGTTTTGGCCGATAATGGCGAACGCTATGATTGCCGGATTGTAGGGAAATTCAGGATTAAAGGACTTAAAACCACCAACCCGATTGCGGTTGGCGACAGGGTAAAATTTGATCTGGAGCGGGATAGTAACCAAGGCTTGATTAACGAAATGCTGCCGCGGAAAAACTACATCATCCGCAAATCAATCAACCTGAGCAAACAGGCGCAGATACTGGCCGCCAATCTGGATATGGCCATGCTGGTGGTAACACTGGCCTCGCCACGTACCTCCTTGGGTTTTATCGATCGCTTTTTGGTTACTGCCGAAGCTTACGATGTACCTGCGGTTTTGGTGTTTAATAAACTCGATCTGTTTAGTAAAGAAGGGTTGGAAATTCTGCAGGAATTTAAAGATATCTACGAAAATATTGGTTATGCCTGCTACGAAGTTTCGGCTTTAAAAGGTATTAATATCCCGGTGATTCAGGAATTGATTACCGATAAGATTACCTTAATTTCCGGACATTCGGGTGTGGGGAAATCGAGTTTGATCAATGCTTTAATGCCCGATCGCGATTTAAGAACAGGGGAGGTGTCAGACTGGAGCGATAAAGGACAACATACCACCACTTTTGCCGAAATGTTCGAACTGCCGCAGGGTGGGTTTATAGTCGATTCGCCAGGCATCAGGGAATTGGGTGTGATCGATATCGAAAAAGAAGAACTGGGGCATTTTTTCAGGGAAATCTTTAAAACCTCGCACAATTGCCGTTTTAACAATTGCAGGCATGTTAACGAACCGGGCTGTGCTGTTATTGAAGCCGTAAATGAAGGTGAAATTGCGGTTTCGAGATATGAAAGTTACCTGAGTATTTATCACGGTAACGATACGCGTCATTAATTGAGTCAGAAGTCGGAAGTCCGAAGATATGATGTGTGATAGAATACTTCTTGATCCAAATAATTAGATTAAAAACCTTTGCTTAAAAAATAAGAGATGAAGTTTAAACTGGGAGATTTTGTGCGTTTTGTTGATGAAAAACGTGAAGGTTATGTAACCAAAATTATCGATGCGCAAACTTTAGGCGTTACCGATGAAGATGGTTTTGAAATTCCTGTTGCGGTAAGTAATCTAACTTCTGTACACGGTCATGGTGTGGTTGCCAAAGAATTGGATGCGCCAAAACCCATCCAGGTAAATATCCCCAGCATTAGTAAAATTGAAAACGGCATTTATGTTGCCGTTGCTACCGATGATAAAGCGGGTAATGTGGTGCATTTTCACCTGCAAAACCACTCTTCAAATATATTATTGGTGAGTTTAACTACCGAGCGTAAAGAAAAATATGCCGGTGCTTTTCATGGCGTAATCGAAGCTTATGCTTCAACTTTGGTTTATTCTGCTTCATTGGCTGATTTAGATCTTTGGCCGGAATTTAACTTTCAGGTTTTGGTATTTAGCAAAGCTGATGTTAAACCGATTGATCCATTGGTGATCCGTAAGAAATTTAGGGCAAAAGATTTTAGTTCCGAACAAAAAGAATTACCACAATTAAGAAATAAAGGTTGGTTTATCCGCCTGGACGACCTTGTTCCGGTAAGTATCGACCCGCAAAAATTAAAAGAGAGTTTTTTCAAATCTGCTGAAGAGAAACGGACAGTTGAGGCACCGCAAAAAGAAATCGATCTGCACATCGAGAAACTGAGAGATGATCATCATTTTTTAGAGGCGGATGAAATGTTGCAGATCCAGATCAATCATTTTCAAACGGCTATGGATGCTGCGGTGGTGCATCATTTCGATAAAATTGTTTTTATCCATGGATCAGGTAATGGTACATTGAGGGATAAAATCCATAAACTGATCAGTAAAAATCCGCATGTAAAAACTTATATGGATGCGCGGAAAGAAAAATTTGGCTATGGTGCTACAGAAGTGGTTTTCAAATAAAATATCATCCTGAGGCTGTCGGGAGATCATCAGTTAATTTACCTTATTTAATCATTTGGGCGTTCCCCAATCCCGTGAAGAACGGGAAAAGGGTCGGGCTTTTCAGGGCTCCGCTTCGCTGCGGTACCGATGAAAAATCGGTACTGAACCCTTCCAATCCCTAACGCAAAACCCAGCGTTGTAAAAATGTTAGGGGAATATGCTGCTATATTACAGACTTCAAAACAGGTTGTCATCCTTAGCCTGTAGAAGGACTCAGCGATAATCTTCTAAAATCTGCGGGATAAATTTCCCGCCATGGTTCGTGTGCTCACGGACCATTTGTTTGCAAAAACCTAAAACCCAAACTCCAGCACCACTACAATCGCGTTATTGCTCAAAGCTTCCAGTTCTACCTGCTCAATGTCCCAAAGTGCTAAACCATCTCTTGCATGCATTAAGCGGCCTTCAATTTCGAAAGCGCCATCTACAATAAAAGTATAAAACTGATGGTTTGGGTTTTGCATTTTATAAATCACTTCTTCGCGGGCGGCAAAAATACCTGCACTTAATTTAAAAGGTAATTTAGGGTTAGAAATGATTTCGACCAGCTGGTTTTGGTTTTTCTCAAAATCGAAATTAAAAAGCATTTCACTCGCCCGCATTAAAAACATATCCGTTTTAATCCCAAACTGAATGTAGTTGATCACATCATTCTGGTAAGGATTGCTGATTTCCAGTACTTCGCCCTTACCCATATTCAACACCTGTACCTGTCCGGTTTCTAAAGCAAATTCTTTCCCGTTGGCAACAATATCAATTCCTCCGGTAATGGGCATTAATATCTGGAGCGAATCTTCCTTACAAAGAAAAAAAGTAATTTTTCCACCTGCAATCGATTCATCATTGCATAAAAATAAATCGCCAAAAGGTTCTTTATGTTCGTTGTAATATTTCTCAAAATTAAAAGTGCTGTATCTTCTTAATACCGACGTTTCAGTTAATCCGCGTTGATCGGCCAAAAATATTTTTCCAGGAGTGAGTTCCATCTCTTAATCAATGTCTTTTATAGAATGAATGCTTACAAACTGCTGTAACTGAAAAAGATTGGTGAAAATTTCATCTTCATCTGTTTCTTTAAACTGCGATACCAATAACATATTGTCAATCGTATCGTGCCAAATCAACGGTTTTGAAAAGAAATTGATCGCCACTTTATGTTTCTCATGATCATTAATATCAGAATTAATAATTTCGAACTTAAAATTTTCAAAAGTCAAAAAACGCCTGCCTAAGTTATCCAGTACGTCAGGTATAATTCCATTTAACTGTCTCAAATATCCCGTAATGGCTGCACTAACCAAAAAATGTAGTTTATCAGCTTCCGGAACATTTACCAGCATTTCGGCAAAAGTACTAAACCGTTGTTCCTGATTATAGAATTGAGCCTGCATTTTAAACTCTGCAAAACTATCTTCATACACAAACTTATCCCATGGGTTGGTATTGCCTGCATCAATTATTTTTCGATAGCACAGCGTAATCACTTTTTTCGACATGGCATAAAATTAAAAAAGACGCTAAGAAATCCTAGCGCCTTCATAAAAATAAAACAATTATAAGGATATACTATGCTTTAACATTCACTTTAAAGGTAAGGTCGAAACCAGCTGCCAATGTTCCGCTTACCGTTGCAATTTCTAACCCTGTTTTATCATCACTAAAAACATTATCGGCATTATTATAGGTATAGCCCGTCATACCTTTGGTATAACCGTTTACCAGGGCCAAAGATGTTCCCGCACCTTCAGGGAAAGCAATCTGCGTAACCATTAGTGATGTGCCTGCAGCATTGTAAACATGTACATGGATGTGGGTTGCCCGCCCACTGTACCAGCCCGGAAAGATGGAAGTAAAAGTAACCAGTCCGTTCGCATCGGTGGTTTGGCGACCGCGTAAAAAATGTACCGATTGATAATTGGTACTCTGCATACCACTGCCACCGTATTCAGAATAATTGCCTTCTGCATCACAATGCCAGATGTCTACTATCGCTCCAGCCAAACCTGCACAACTGTTATTCAGGTTGCCGATGGTGATTTTTGCAGTTAATTTGTAACCTGTACGTCCATCGGTAATATCGCTGCGTACGTACGATGCCGGTACTTTTGTTGGAAAAGGTCCTTCGGTTTCTGTTGGGGCTACCGTACAGGTTCCGTTAGTGCTCGTTGTTGTTCCGGCAGTACCCGATCCTGACGTATCCGATCCATCGGTGATGCTGCTTTTTTTGCAGGCCTCAATAATCACCGGAGTTGAGATGGCTCCGATCATTAAGCTTCTGATGAAATTTTTTCTTTCCATAGTCAATGCGTTTTGTTTCGTTGAATTAAAATTGCATGAAAAAGGATTAATTGTAATAAATGTATCGACAAACATGTAGTTTGAAACGTTAAAGGTTTCGAAAAATCGTCATTTCGACGGTAGTGGAGAAATCTGTTAAGCAGAATGTATATTACGGGTGTAATAATATAGAATGCACATGCAATAATATAAAATGCACAAGCGATAATATAAAAAGCACAAGCAATAATATAAAAAGCACATGCAATAATATAGAATGCACAAGCGATAATATAAAAAGCACATGCAATAATATAAAATGCACAAGCGATAATATAAAAAGCACATGCAATAATATAGAATGCACAAGCGATAATATAAAAAGCACATGCAATAATATAGAATGAGCAAGCGATAATATAAAAAGCACATGCAATAATATAGAATGAGCAAGCGATAATATAAAAAGCACATGCAATAATATAGAATGAACAAGCAACAATATAAAATGCAGATGCAACATTATAAAACACGATGGCAATAATATAATTTAGAATGAATAAGTGACTGAAAAAATTGAGGTATGCTTTTTGCTAAGCTGTAATTTCTTTTTATAAAAGATTAAAACTAGCTTTGCCGCTATTAATGAAACACCTGGTTACCATATCGCTTGTATTTTTTAGCTTAACACATTTGGCAAAAGCCGAACGTGTTGAAGGGCTAAGGATATTAAACGAATATTGTAACGAGCACAATATCAGTATTAACGCCACTGGTAAAGCTTCGGTTCAACTTAACGAAGACCGTAATCCTTATCTGTTATCATACACCAGGCTTGCTTTAATTGGGACTCAGGCTCAATTAAAAGTTGCAAAATATGTAAGTGTCAATCAAGTAATTTCTGATTTAACGATCAGGAAAAAACCGAAAAACAACAGCCCCTAATTCTCTTTTCTTAAAAACCTTTTATAAGGTTTTGTTCCCCATTTATACGAGCAACTGCCAAACTGACTTAATAAAGACAATGGCTTAGTTGTTGTAACACTCCATTTTTTTAATAATAAATACGATTTAAAATATTATAATGTTAGGATTTTTAGCGAAGGTTTTCGGAAGTAAATCAGAAAGAGATATAAAGGCTATTCAGCCATTGGTTGTTAAAATTAACGAACACTACAGTAAATTGTCTGCGTTAAGCAATGATGAGTTACGTGGTAAAACTATAGAATTTAAAGAGAAGATTTTTGCTTTCTTAACTGAGATTGATGGAAAAATTGCAGCTTTAAAAGCTGACGCAGAAAGTGAAAGTTTAGATCTTCACGAAAAAACAGCCATTTACGATCAGGTTGATGCCTTAGGTAAAGACCGCGATGCAGAACTGGAAAAAGTACTTTTGGAAATCCTTCCGGAGGCATTTGCTGTAATTAAAGAAACTTCACGTCGTTTAAGTGAAAACGATTATTTAGAGGTTACCGCAACCCAGTTTGATAGAGATTACGCAGCGCGCAGAAATAACGTAAAAATTATTGGCGATAAAGCACAATGGGCCAATAAATGGGATGCTGCCGGAACGGAAGTAGCCTGGAACATGGTACATTACGATGTACAGTTAATTGGTGGTATTGTATTACACAGCGGTAAAATTGCTGAGATGGCTACTGGTGA
Proteins encoded:
- a CDS encoding S1/P1 nuclease, whose product is MILTSIKKKLTAAFAIGLLAYLPIQANAWGTIGHRVVGEIADSYLKAKTRKAIQDILGYETLAMSANWGDFIKSDSTYNYMYNWHFVNLPAGLNKDGVYNFLETEKSPSLYTKIPDLIAILKKTSSTPAEKKLALRMLVHLAGDLCQPMHVARKEDLGGNRISVLWFNEKSNIHRVWDEQLIEYQQLSYTEYAKAINHASAVQLYNWQNTSLKDCIYESYTICNKIYDNTKPDSKLSYRYNFEWVETLNDQLLKGGVRLAKMLNDIYG
- a CDS encoding fumarate hydratase codes for the protein MSKLHPGLRVFSIILFTLSILHLACSPRPNIQGKGEDFMQGVWNEDSVAFSNKLSNYTRHHFKFTCDSVYIDMVTHSKVNLYEDSCYNNGIWKEYAKGVYVVKGDTLFVGATFTHANYKQKISGCYRIGRYEKNFLIKKRSADTLSLESLSDQREIKLILKQKITCVQKEL
- the fumC gene encoding class II fumarate hydratase gives rise to the protein MSFRIEHDTMGEVQVPADKYWGAQTERSRNNFKIGPEGSMPKEIIHAFGYLKKAAALANTELGVLSAEKADLIAKACDEIIAGQLDDQFPLVIWQTGSGTQSNMNGNEVIANRAHVINGGALADDKKVLHPNDDVNKSQSSNDTYPTAMHIAAYKLTVENTIPGLEKLRNTLAKKVEEFSSIVKTGRTHFMDATPLTLGQEFSGYVQQIDNSIRAIKNALVMVAELALGGTAVGTGLNTPKGYDVLVAKKIADLTGLPFVTAPNKFEALAAHDAMVELSGALKRTAVALMKVANDVRMLSSGPRCGIGEIVIPDNEPGSSIMPGKVNPTQPEALTMVCAQVIGNDVAVSVGGMSGHFELNVFKPLIAANVLQSARLIGDACVSFTDKCAEGITANLPEIEKHLQNSLMLVTALNPHVGYENAAKIAKKAHKENKTLKAAAVELGLLTNEQFDEWVRPEDMVGSFK
- the rsgA gene encoding ribosome small subunit-dependent GTPase A; this translates as MQGLVIKSTGSWYSVLADNGERYDCRIVGKFRIKGLKTTNPIAVGDRVKFDLERDSNQGLINEMLPRKNYIIRKSINLSKQAQILAANLDMAMLVVTLASPRTSLGFIDRFLVTAEAYDVPAVLVFNKLDLFSKEGLEILQEFKDIYENIGYACYEVSALKGINIPVIQELITDKITLISGHSGVGKSSLINALMPDRDLRTGEVSDWSDKGQHTTTFAEMFELPQGGFIVDSPGIRELGVIDIEKEELGHFFREIFKTSHNCRFNNCRHVNEPGCAVIEAVNEGEIAVSRYESYLSIYHGNDTRH
- a CDS encoding Smr/MutS family protein, whose protein sequence is MKFKLGDFVRFVDEKREGYVTKIIDAQTLGVTDEDGFEIPVAVSNLTSVHGHGVVAKELDAPKPIQVNIPSISKIENGIYVAVATDDKAGNVVHFHLQNHSSNILLVSLTTERKEKYAGAFHGVIEAYASTLVYSASLADLDLWPEFNFQVLVFSKADVKPIDPLVIRKKFRAKDFSSEQKELPQLRNKGWFIRLDDLVPVSIDPQKLKESFFKSAEEKRTVEAPQKEIDLHIEKLRDDHHFLEADEMLQIQINHFQTAMDAAVVHHFDKIVFIHGSGNGTLRDKIHKLISKNPHVKTYMDARKEKFGYGATEVVFK
- a CDS encoding pirin family protein translates to MELTPGKIFLADQRGLTETSVLRRYSTFNFEKYYNEHKEPFGDLFLCNDESIAGGKITFFLCKEDSLQILMPITGGIDIVANGKEFALETGQVQVLNMGKGEVLEISNPYQNDVINYIQFGIKTDMFLMRASEMLFNFDFEKNQNQLVEIISNPKLPFKLSAGIFAAREEVIYKMQNPNHQFYTFIVDGAFEIEGRLMHARDGLALWDIEQVELEALSNNAIVVVLEFGF
- a CDS encoding dioxygenase family protein, encoding MERKNFIRSLMIGAISTPVIIEACKKSSITDGSDTSGSGTAGTTTSTNGTCTVAPTETEGPFPTKVPASYVRSDITDGRTGYKLTAKITIGNLNNSCAGLAGAIVDIWHCDAEGNYSEYGGSGMQSTNYQSVHFLRGRQTTDANGLVTFTSIFPGWYSGRATHIHVHVYNAAGTSLMVTQIAFPEGAGTSLALVNGYTKGMTGYTYNNADNVFSDDKTGLEIATVSGTLAAGFDLTFKVNVKA